From the Mycobacterium sp. DL592 genome, the window GCGCTGCAGGTGTATCGGGCGGCGGACGGCGCGCTGGCGCGGTTGCGGGTGCCCGGCGGCATCATCACCCCCGCCCAACTGGAGGCGCTGGCCAATGCCGCCGTGAAGTACGGCAACGGCACCATCGAGCTGACGGTGCGCGGCAATCTGCAGCTGCGCGCGGTGCGCGACACCGAGGCGGTGGCCCAGGCGGCGGCTGCCGCGGGACTGCTGCCCTCACCCAGCCACGAGCGGGTGCGCAACATCCTGGCCTCCCCGCTGACCGGCCGGATCGGCGGCAAGACCGACGTGCGACCGTGGGTGGCCGACCTCGACCGCGGCATCCAGGCCGACCCACTACTGGCCGGGCTGCCCGGCCGGTTCATGTTCAGCATCGACGACGGCCGCGGTGACGTGTCGGGACAGCGCGCCGACGCGGGGGCCCATGTTCTGGACGACGGGGTCGCGTTGTTGCTGGCCGGGCAGGACACCGGGATCCGGCTCGGGGTCGACGAGGTGGTGGACGCCCTGTTGACTGTCGCCCGCCACTTCGTCGCGGTCCGCGGAAATGCTTGGCGGGTAAGCGAATTAGCTGACACATCTGCGCTGGTTGCAGGTTTCGCAGTGACCGCACCGGCCGGCACCACCTATCCCCCGACTGTCGCGCCGCCGGTGGGCTGGATGGTGCAGGACGACGACCGAGTGGCGCTGGGCGCCGCTGTGCCGCTGGGTGTGCTGCAGGCCCGGCAGGCCCAGTTCGTGGCGGCGATCGACGCCCCGGTGGTGATCACGCCGTGGCGTTCCCTGCTGGTGTGTGACCTGTCCGAACCGATCGCCGACACCTCGCTGCGGGTGCTCGCCCCGCTGGGCTTGGTGTTCGACGCAAACTCGCCGTGGCTGACGGTCAGTGCCTGCGTCGGCAGCCCGGGCTGCGAGAAGTCGGCGGCCGACGTCCGGGCCGAGGCCACCAGGGCGGTGGCCGAGCAGACTTCGCACGGGCATGTGCACTATGTGGGCTGCGAAAGAGCCTGCGGGAGTCCGCCGTCGGGCACGGTGATGCTGGCCACGGGCAAGGGCTTCCAAGCCCTGAAACGCTAGGTCGTAGGGTGGGCACGTGCTCGACTACACCCGCGACGCCGCCGAGATCTACCGGCAGTCGTTCGCGACGATCCGCGCCGAAGCCGACTTGGCGTCGTTCCCCGAGGATGTCGCGCGCGTCGTGGTCCGCCTGATCCACACCTGCGGGCAGGTGGACCTCACCGAGCACGTCGCGTTCACCGCCGGTGTCGTCGCCGCGACCCATGCCGCGCTGGCTGCCGGCGCCCCTATTCTGTGCGATTCGTCGATGGTGGCCGCCGGCATCACGGCGGCGCGACTGCCCGCGGGCAACGAGGTGGTGTCGCTGGTGGCCGACCCGCGCGCCCCGGAGCTGGCGAAGCGACGGGAGACCACACGCTCGGCCGCCGGAGTGGAACTGTGGGCCGAGCGCCTCGGCGGGGCGGTGCTGGCCATCGGCAACGCCCCCACCGCCTTGTTCCGGCTGCTGGAGTTGATCGACGACGGTGTGGCGGCGCCCGTGTCTGTGCTCGGCGGACCGGTGGGGTTCGTCGGCTCGGCGCAGTCCAAGGACGAACTGATCGCACGCCCCCGCGGCATGGAGTATTTGGTGGTGCGGGGCCGCCGCGGCGGCAGCGCGATGGCCGCCGCGGCCGTCAATGCGATTGCGAGTGAACGCGAATGAGCCCGGCCGAGTCGACGATGCCGCCCGAGGAACGAGGGCGGAGGAGGAGCGAGGCGATCCGCCCGGCCGAGTCGACGATGCCGCCCGAGGAACGAGGGCGGAGGAGGAGCGAGGCGATCCGCCCGGCCGAGTCGACGATGCCGCCCGAGGAACGAGGGCGGAGGAGGAGCGAGGCGATCCGCACCGGAACGGTCTACGGCGTGGGCCTGGGCCCCGGCGATCCGGAACTGGTCACGGTCAAGGCGGCCCGCATCATCGGTGCGGCCGACGTCGTCGCCTACCACAGTGCCCGGCACGGCCGCAGCATCGCCCGCGGCATCGCCGAGCCCTACCTGCGACCGGGCCAGCTCGAAGAGCATCTCGTCTACCCGGTGACCACCGAGACCACCGACCACCCGGGCGGCTACAGCGGCGCCATGGAGGACTTCTACCGCGAGGCCGCCGAGCGGATCGCCGCCCACCTCGACGCCGGGCGCGACGTGGCCTTGCTCGCCGAGGGCGACCCGCTGTTCTACAGCTCCTACATGCACATGCACACCCGGCTCACGGCACGGTTCAAGGCGGTGATCATCCCCGGGGTGACGTCAGTCAGCGCCGCCTCGGCAGCGATCGCCACACCGCTGGTGACCGGCGACGAAGTGCTCTCGGTGTTACCCGGCACGATGCCGGTGCGTGAGCTGGCCCGCCGGCTCGCCGACGCCGACGCCGCGGTCGTGATGAAGCTGGGGCGCACCTATCCGCAAGTGCGCGAAGCACTTTCGATGGCGGGACGCCTCGACGAGGCATTCTATGTCGAGCGGGCCAGTACGGATGCGCAGCGGGTGCTGCCCGCTGGCGACGTCGATGTGGACAGCGTGCCGTACTTCTCGATTGCCATCGTTCCCGGAGCGACATCGGACACCCGCGGGGCGCGGACGAAACCGGTGACCGGCGGGGTCGCGGTGGTGGGCCTGGGTCCCGGTGACGTCGACTGGATGACCCCGCAGAGCGTTCGTGAGTTGGACGCCGCCACCGACCTGATCGGCTACGGCCCGTACCTGGACCGGATTCCGTTGCGCGCCGGTCAGATTCGCCATCCCAGCGACAACACCGACGAACCCGCCCGCGCCCGGCTGGCCTGCGAACTCGCCGAGCAGGGCCGCGCGGTCGCGGTGATCTCCTCGGGTGATCCCGGGGTGTTCGCGATGGCCACCGCGGTGCTCGAGGAGGCCAAGCAGTGGCCTGACGTGACTGTCCGGGTCATACCGGCGATGACGGCGGCCCAGGCGGTGGCCAGCAGGGTCGGCGCCCCGCTCGGCCATGACTATGCGGTGATCTCGCTGTCCGACCGGCTCAAGCCCTGGGAGATCATCTCGGCCAGGCTGTCGGCCGCGGCGGCCGCTGACCTGGTGCTGGCGATCTACAACCCGGCATCCAAGACCCGCACCTGGCAGGTGGGCGCGATGCGCGATCTGCTGCTCGAGCATCGGGATCCGGGCACCCCGGTGGTGATCGGGCGCGACATCGCCGGTCCGCAGGAGTCGGTGAAGGTCGTGCGGCTGGCCGACCTGGATCAGGCCGATGTCGACATGCGCTGTCTGCTCATCGTCGGCTCGTCGCAGACCCAGTGGTACGGCGACACGGTGTTCACCCCGCGGCGCTACCCGGGCTGAACTCGCTGCGATCGGTTTGCGTTCCCCGCGGCGCGGGCACTTCTCCTCTGGCCGCTACGGCGCACTGGGGCGTGGGTAGCACTGCGCCTACGCGACAGGGGGAAGCCATGAACCTCACCCGCACGAAGACCGTCGAGCAGTCGATCGCCGACACCGAGGAGTCCGATCACCAGCTGCGCAAGGAACTTGGGCCGCTACAGCTGACCGTGTTCGGCGTCGGGGTCGTGATCGGGACGGGCATCTTCGTTCTCACCGGGGAGGCCGCCGGGGAGAAGGCCGGCCCGGCGATTGCGGTGTCCTTCGTATTCGCCGGCATCGCGTGCGCGCTGGCCGCGCTGTGTTACGCCGAGTTCGCCAGCACTGTGCCGGTGGCCGGCTCGGCCTACACGTTCTCCTACGCCAGTCTGGGCGAGCTCGTCGCCTGGATCATCGGCTGGGACCTGATCCTGGAGCTCGGGCTGGGGGCCAGCACGGTCGCTGTGGGGTGGTCGAGCTACTTCGCCGACGTGATGAAAGGGATCGGAATCACCATCCCGGACTTCGCCTACGGCGACGGCCACAACCTCGTCGCGGCTGCCATCGTGCTGATCCTGACCGGGGTGCTGTGTGCCGGGATCAAGATCTCCTCGCAGGTGAACTTCGTCTTCGTGGTGATCAAGGTGGCGATCGTGCTGCTGGTCATCGTGGCGGGCGCGTTCTTCATCAAGACCGCCAACTACTCGCCGTTCATCCCGCCGTCGGGATCGCCGGCCGCCGGCGGCGGGGACGTCACCCCGTCGCTGCTGCAGGATCTCGGCCTGGCCCCGGGCGCGTTCGGGATCAGCGGCATCTTCACCGGCGCCGCCCTCGTGTTCTTCGCCTACATCGGGTTCGACATCGTGGCAACCGCCGCCGAGGAGACCAAGAACCCGCAGCGCGACATGCCGATCGGCATCTTCGCCTCCCTGGGCATCTGCACCATCCTCTACGTGGCGGTCTCGCTGGTGGTCACCGGAATGGTCAAGTACACCGACATCAAGGTGGATGCGCCACTGGCGGAGGCGTTCCGGTCGGTCGGCCATCCGGGCTATGCCAACGTCATCTCGGTTGGCGCCCTGTTCGGGCTGACGACGGTCATGATGATCCTGATGCTTGGCCAGAGCCGGGTGTTCTTCGCGATGAGCCGCGACCGGCTACTTCCGGCGACGTTCGCGAAAGTCAGCCCCCGGTTCGGCACCCCGGTGCGCACCACCCTGCTGACCGGCGTGGTCGTGGCGCTGATCTCCACGTTCGTGCCGCTGACGGCGCTGGCCGAACTGGTCAACATCGGCACCCTGTTCGCGTTCGTGCTCGTCGCCATCGGAGTGATCGTGTTGCGGCGCACCCGGCCCGATCTCAAGCGTGCGTTCCGGTGTCCCTGGGTTCCCGTGGTTCCGGTGCTCGCCGTGCTCGCGGCGTTCTATCTGATGCTGAACCTTCCGGCGGCGACCTGGATCCGGTTCGGCGTCTGGATGGTGCTCGGCATCGTCGTGTACTTCATCCACGGGCGACGACACAGCAGGCTCGCCACCGACCCGAACTACTCGCGTGAGGCCGATGCCGAGGCGGCCCGAAAGCGCAAGTCCGCGAACGTGTGACGGGCTGCTAGGACAGCTGCTGCACCCAGTCGGCGGCCTCGCCGACGGTGCCGACCGTGCGTACGCCGGCCGGTAGCGGTGGCCGCTCGATCATCACTATGGCAACGCCGAGATCGTGGGCGGCGTGCAGCTTGGCGTTGGTCAGCTCTCCCCCGCTGTTCTTCGTGACGAGAGCGTCGATATTGTTGTCCTGCAACAGCGTGCGTTCGCCAGCGTAGTCGTACGGCCCCCTCGACAGCAGCACCCGATGGCGGGCCGGCAGCACCTCGGAGTCGGGCGCGGTGACGACCCGGATCAGGAACCACGCGTCGCTGTCGGCGAACGGCGCCACCCCCGACCGGCCCGTGGTCAGGAACACCCGCGAATAGCCCTGGCGGGCAACGGTATCGGCGGCCTCGACGTCCGATTTCACCGTGATGGCACCGGCTGGATCCCAGGGCGGCCGGGCCAGCACCACATGCGGCAGGTTCAGGTCGGCGCAGGCCTGCGCCGCATGCGCGGTCATCGTGGCGGCGAACGGGTGGGTGGCGTCGACAACGGCGCCGATTCCGTTGTCGCGCAGCCACTGCGCCAGTCCGTCGACACCGCCGAAGCCGCCGATGCGGACCGGTCCAACCGGCAGTGCCGGGTCGGGGACGCGGCCGGCCAGCGAGCTGACGATGTCGGTGCCCGGGTGCAGCCGGGCGGCTAGCGCCCTGGCCTCGCCCGTGCCGCCGAGGAGCAGGATCCGCATCAGTGTCTGCTGCCCCGGGTGCGCCCGGAGGAGTACAGGTAGCTGTCGGTGAAGCCCCCGGCGGCAAGCACATCGCCGACGATGATCACCGCGGTGCGGGTGATCGACGCGTCGCGCATCTGCCCGGCGATGTCGGCCAGGATGCCCCGCAGCACGACCTCCTGCGGCCAGCTCGCGAACGCGACGACAGCCACCGGCGTTTCGGGACGGTAGCCGGCGTCGAGCAGTTGCGGCACGATGGCGTCAATCCGATGGGCGGCAAGGTGGATCACCAGTGTCCCGCCGGCCTTGGCCAGCGTGCCCAGGTCCTCACCGTCGGGCATCGCGGTCGACAGCGTCGCCACCCGGGTCAGGGTGACCGTCTGCGCCACGCCGGGCACGGTCAACTCACGGCCGAGCGCCGCGGCGGCGGCGGCGAATGCCGGGACGCCGGGCACGATCTCGTAGGCGATGGCGAGCGCGTCGAGGCGACGGCACTGCTCGGCGACGGCACTGTAGATCGACGGATCCCCCGAGTGCAGCCGTGCCACGTCGTGGCCTGCGGCGTCGGCGGCGGCGAGCTCGTCGATGATCTGGTCGAGGGTCAGGGGTCCGGTGTCGACGACCCGCGCCCCCGTCGGGCACAGGGCCAGCAGATCCTCGGGCATGATCGAGCCGGCGTACAGGCAGACCGGGCAGCGCTGCAGCAGGCGCTGCCCGCGCACGGTGATCAGGTCCGCCGCACCCGGCCCTGCGCCGATGAAGTAGACGGTCACGGTTTGCGCACCACCCATTGCGTGACCGGCATCGCGGGCCGCCAGCCGGTCAAGCCGCCCACGGCCTCGCCACGATAGTGCTGAAAGCGGCGCAGCTGCCCTCCGAGGTTCGAATAGTATTGCAGAAGAACAGCTTCGGATTCCGCGGTCACCGTATTGGCGACCAGTCGACCGCCGCTGGGCAGTCGCTGCAGGCACGCATCGAGCAGCCCCGGTGTCGTGAGACCACCGCCGATGAAGATCGCCGCCGGTGTCTGGACGCCGGTGACGCCGCGGTCAGTCAGTTCCGCATCGGCGAAAGCCTCCGGTGCCGCACCCCGCACCTCGACGTTCGCCCCGAATTTTACGGAGTTGGCGCCGATCCGGTCACGCCGCTGCGCGTCACGTTCGAATGCCACTGCAGCACAGCCAGATCCGCTTCGGCACCACTCGACGGCGATGCTTCCCGAACCGGCGCCGACATCCCACAGCAGCTCGCCGGGGCGCGGTGCCAATGCCGCCAGGGTGACTGCGCGCATCGACTGTTTGGTGAGCTGCCCGTCGTGGTCGAGCGCATCGTCAGGCAGCACCGACAGCAGCCGCTCATCGGGCAGATACCGGACGGCGACCACGTTCAGATCGTCGACACGATCCGGCGGTGCGGTGACCCAGCCCTGCGCGGTGCCGTCGCGTTGGCGTTCAGCCGGACCGCCGAGCTGTTCGAGCACCGTCATCCGCGAATCGCCAAGGCCCGCGGCGGCGAGCACGGTCGCCAGTTGGGCAACCTCGGAACCATCGCGGCACAGCACGATCGCCTGCCCGCCGCGACGCACCGCGGTGCGCGGTTGGGCGGTCATCAGGCTGATCACCTCGGTGTCCTGAACCGACCAGCCCATGCGGGCGCACGCCAGCGTCACACTCGACACGTGCGGCAGCACCCTCACCCGGTCGGCCCCGCATACTCGGATCAGCGATGCGCCGACACCGTGCAGCATCGGGTCACCGCTTGCCACCACATGCACGTCGCCGTCGAAGTCACGGACCGCGTGCAGTCCGTCGAGAAACGGGGTGCCCCATTCCCTGCGTTCTGCACTGACGCTCTCGTCCAGCAGGTCGAGCTGACGCTGCGATCCGTAAACGACAGTAGCCCTGCGCAATTCGGCCGCAGACGCCGGCGTGAGACCAGCCAACCCGTCGGCACCGATACCGACCACGGTGATCATCGCGGCATCCTGCGCCACACGAACCCCGGCGTCATCCGGAACGCGAGCGCCAAGACCGCGAGCGGTGCGGGCACCCACACGCTGCGTCGGCCTTTGCGCAGCGCACGGACCGTCGCCTCGGCCACCTGGGCGGGTGTGCGCGACAGCGGCGCGGGGTCCATCCCCTCGGTCATCCGGCCGATGACGAAACCTGGCCGCACGATCAGCAGCCGCACCCCGGTGCCGTGCAGCGCGTCGGCCAACCCGTTGGCGAACGCGTCCAGCCCCGCCTTGGCCGATCCGTAGACATAGTTGGCGCGTCGCCCGCGCACCCCGGCGATGGAGGAGAACACCACCAGCGCCCCCTGGCCGGCGGCGCGCATCGCGGCGCTGAGGTGGGTCAGCAGGCCGATCTGCGCGACGTAGTCGGTATGGACGACCGCGACGGCATGGGTGGCGTCGGCTTCGGCGCGGGCCTGGTCGCCGAGGATGCCGAAGGCCAGCACGGCGGTGCCGATGGGGCCGTGCTCGGCCACCAGCTGGTCGAGCAGCGGGCCGTGGGAGGCGAGGTCGTCGGCGTCGAACTCGACGGTGTGCACCGCGGCGGCACCGGCGGCGCGGACCGCCTCCACCTCGGCGTCGAGCCGGTCGGCGCCGCGGGCGGCCAGCACCACCGTGGCACCCCGGGCAAGCCGGGTCGCGACCTCCAGGCCGATCTCGCTGCGGCCGCCGAAGATCACGACCGGCCCGGCCCCCGTGTCACTCACAGCAGTCGATTATTCACTGCGCTAGCGTGGAGGTTGATGGCGAACTCCACTACCCGGCTGACCAGCGAAGCCCTGGCTTTCCTCACCGAGCGACACCTGGCGATGCTCACGACACTGCGCGCCGACCACTCGCCGCACGTGGTGGCCGTCGGGTTCACGTTTGACCCCATCACCCACATCGCCCGCGTGATCACCAGCGACGGCTCGCAGAAGGCGATCAATGCCGAGCGGTCCGGGGTGGGTGTGCTCTCTCAGGTCGACGGTGCCCGCTGGCTGTCGCTGGAGGGCCAGGCGAGTGTCAACCGGGATGCTGCGGCGGTCCGCGAGGCCGAGCTGCGGTACGCACAGCGCTACCGGACTCCGCGGCCCAACCCGCGCCGCGTCGTGATCGAGGTCCATGTCACCAGGGTGCTCGGTTCGTCGAGCCTGCTGGATCGCTCGAAGGCCTGAGCCGGAAGGCCCGCGCTGTGGCCACGCTGGTAGCCGTCAACGTCGGACTCCCCCGCGATGTGGCGTGGAACGACCGTGTGGTGCATACCGGCGCATGGAAGTCGACCGTCGACGGGCCGCGCATGGTGCGCAGGCTCAACGTGGACGGCGATGGTCAGGGCGACCTCGGCGGCCATGGCGGTGAGCAGCGGGCGGTGCTCGTCTACCAGCTCGACTCCTACCGGTACTGGGCGGAGTTCCTCCACCGCGCGGACCTGCGCCACGGGCATTTCGGCGAGAACTTCACCGTCGATGGGCTTTCCGACGACGAGGTGTGCATCGGTGACCGCTACCGCATCGGAGATGCCGTCTTCGAGGTCAGCCAGCCACGGGTGACGTGCTATCGGGTCGGGCTACGACTGGACGAGCCGCGGATGGCGGCGCTGCTGGTGGCACACCGGCGGCCCGGCTTCTACCTGCGGGTGATCACCGAAGGCCAGGTGCAAGCCGGCCAGGAGATCGTAAAAGTCGCCAGCGGGCCCGAACTCGTCAGTGTGGCCGAGATCGACGCGCTCCTGTACCTGCCCGGCCATCCGCGCGCGGGACTGCAACGGGCGCTGAGGATTCCGGCGCTGAGCCCGGGATGGCAGGCGTCGCTGCGGGCGCTGGCTGACGCCGACGCCGACGTGGCGGGAAACGCCGGACTCACCGGGGCGGCGGCACCGCCGCCGGCGTGGGCGGGCTTTCGTCCGCTGACCGTCACCGACGCGCACCAGGAGAGCCGGCAAGTCCGATCGCTGACGCTTGCCGCCTCCGACGGGACACCGCTGCCCGACTGGTTGGCGGGCCAGTCGATCACCGTCAGGCTTCAGCCCGGGGACGGCGCGCCAGCACTGGTCCGCACCTACTCGCTGTCCAATCGGCCAGGCTCGGGCACCTACCGCATCAGCGTCAAACGTGAACGATACGGCGCAGCAAGCACTTTCATCGCTTCCGGTGTGCACGTCGGTGACACCATCGAGGTGGCCGCACCGCGGGGCACGTTCGTGCTGTCCGACAGCGACGCGCCGGTGGTCCTGGTGAGTGCGGGCGCGGGCGTCACACCCGTGCTGTCGATGCTGCACGAGCTGGCGGCGAGGCAGCCGCAGCGGCAGGTGTGGTGGCTGCACGGTGCCCGCGACGGTGCCGAACACCCGTTCGCCGCCGAAAGCCGCGCGCTTCTGGACGGATTGACGAGCGCACGCCGCCACATCGCCTACAGCAGGCCGGGCGACTCAGACCGTCAGGGCGGCGACTACGACGCGGCCGGGCGGCTCTCGGCGGCGATGCTGCGCGAGCTGGATCTGCCCGTCGACGCCGAGGCGTACGTGTGCGGCCCCGCGTCGTTCATGACGGAGGTGAGCCTCGCCCTGGCCGAGTGCGGCTTGGACGCCGCCCGGGTTCATTCCGAAACCTTCGGCGCCGGTGCGGCTTTGACACCCGGCGTGGCGTCGTCTGCCGCGACCGCACCCCATCCACCCGCCGGTGAAGCCGGCACCGGACCGCAGGTGTCGTTCGCCCGCAGCGCGGTGTCCGCGCCATGGGGCCCCGCGTACCCGGCGCTGCTGGAGTTCGCCGAAGCCTGCGACGTCCCGACGCGCTGGTCGTGTCGCACCGGGGTGTGCCACACCTGTGAGACGCCGCTGCTTGCCGGCGCGGTCCGCTACGACCCGGAGCCGCTCGAGCCGCCTGCGGCGGGAGGCGTGCTGATCTGCTGCGCGCAGCCGACCGAGGACGTGGTCGTCGACCTCTAGCCCGGTACCACGATCAAGTCGTGCGGGCGGCTGTTGACCGCCAGCGCGCCGTCCTCGGTGACGATGACGATGTCCTCGATGCGCGCCCCCCACTGGCCCGGGAAGTAGATCCCCGGCTCCACCGAGAACGCCATCCCCGCGGCCAGCGGCAGGTCGTTGCCCGCCACAATGTAGGGCTCCTCGTGTACCGATAGCCCGATCCCGTGGCCGGTGCGGTGCACGAAGTACTCGGCCAGCCCGGCCTGCGCCAGCACGTCGCGGGCTGCGGCGTCGACATCCTGCGCGGTGACACCCGGCCGGACCGCCGCCACACCGGCGGCCTGCGCCTGCTGCAGCAGCGCGTACTGCTCGGCGATCTGCGCGCTCGGCTCGCCGAGGCTGTAGGTGCGGGTGCAGTCGGAGTTGTACCCCGGCTCGACCGGGCCGCCGATGTCGACGACGACGATGTCGCCGTCCTGCAACACCCGGTCGGAGCATTCGTGGTGCGGGTCGGCGCCGTTGGGCCCGGAGCCGACGATGATGAACGCCACCTCTGAATGCCCTTCGGCGACAATCGCTTCGGCGATATCGGCGGCGACGTCAGCTTCGGTGCGGCCCGGTTTGAGGAACTCCGACACCCGGGCGTGCACGCGGTCGATCGCCGCACCTGCGGTGCGCAGCGCGTCGATCTCGGCCGGGTCCTTGTGCATCCGCAGCTCCCGCAGCACGTCGGTGGCCAGCACCGGCACCGCCCCGAGGCGCTCCGCCAGCGGCAGCAGGTGCAGCGCGGGCATCGAGTCGGTGACCGCCGCCCGCGCGTGCCCGCCGAGGGCGTCGGCCACCAGGACGTACGGGTTGTCGCCGTCCACCCAGTCCTGCACCGCCAGGCCGAGGTCGCCGGCCGCGGACTCCTTCAGCGACGCCAACTCCAGCCGCGGTAACACCACGATCGGCGCTCCCGCGGCGGGAATCACCAGCGCCGTCAGCCGCTCGAACGTCTGCGCCCGCGACCCCAGCAGGTAGCGCAGGTCGTATCCGGGCGTGACGACCAGACCGGCGAGCCCGGCCCGGGATGCCGCAGCTGCGGCCGCACTGAGCCGGCGGGCATACACGTCGGACGGGAAACGGCTGGCGCTCATGACTGCAAGATTAGCCGCGGGCATACGATCACAGCGTGCCGCACGACTCGTCTGCCCCGGTCCTGCTGCTCGACGGCGCCAGCATGTGGTTCCGCTCGTTCTTCGGGGTGCCGTCATCGATCACCGCGCCGGACGGCAGACCGGTCAATGCGGTGCGCGGCTTCATCGACAGCGTGGC encodes:
- the cobM gene encoding precorrin-4 C(11)-methyltransferase — protein: MTVYFIGAGPGAADLITVRGQRLLQRCPVCLYAGSIMPEDLLALCPTGARVVDTGPLTLDQIIDELAAADAAGHDVARLHSGDPSIYSAVAEQCRRLDALAIAYEIVPGVPAFAAAAAALGRELTVPGVAQTVTLTRVATLSTAMPDGEDLGTLAKAGGTLVIHLAAHRIDAIVPQLLDAGYRPETPVAVVAFASWPQEVVLRGILADIAGQMRDASITRTAVIIVGDVLAAGGFTDSYLYSSGRTRGSRH
- a CDS encoding amino acid permease, which codes for MNLTRTKTVEQSIADTEESDHQLRKELGPLQLTVFGVGVVIGTGIFVLTGEAAGEKAGPAIAVSFVFAGIACALAALCYAEFASTVPVAGSAYTFSYASLGELVAWIIGWDLILELGLGASTVAVGWSSYFADVMKGIGITIPDFAYGDGHNLVAAAIVLILTGVLCAGIKISSQVNFVFVVIKVAIVLLVIVAGAFFIKTANYSPFIPPSGSPAAGGGDVTPSLLQDLGLAPGAFGISGIFTGAALVFFAYIGFDIVATAAEETKNPQRDMPIGIFASLGICTILYVAVSLVVTGMVKYTDIKVDAPLAEAFRSVGHPGYANVISVGALFGLTTVMMILMLGQSRVFFAMSRDRLLPATFAKVSPRFGTPVRTTLLTGVVVALISTFVPLTALAELVNIGTLFAFVLVAIGVIVLRRTRPDLKRAFRCPWVPVVPVLAVLAAFYLMLNLPAATWIRFGVWMVLGIVVYFIHGRRHSRLATDPNYSREADAEAARKRKSANV
- the cobG gene encoding precorrin-3B synthase, which produces MSRTRDDDACPGALQVYRAADGALARLRVPGGIITPAQLEALANAAVKYGNGTIELTVRGNLQLRAVRDTEAVAQAAAAAGLLPSPSHERVRNILASPLTGRIGGKTDVRPWVADLDRGIQADPLLAGLPGRFMFSIDDGRGDVSGQRADAGAHVLDDGVALLLAGQDTGIRLGVDEVVDALLTVARHFVAVRGNAWRVSELADTSALVAGFAVTAPAGTTYPPTVAPPVGWMVQDDDRVALGAAVPLGVLQARQAQFVAAIDAPVVITPWRSLLVCDLSEPIADTSLRVLAPLGLVFDANSPWLTVSACVGSPGCEKSAADVRAEATRAVAEQTSHGHVHYVGCERACGSPPSGTVMLATGKGFQALKR
- the cbiE gene encoding precorrin-6y C5,15-methyltransferase (decarboxylating) subunit CbiE; its protein translation is MITVVGIGADGLAGLTPASAAELRRATVVYGSQRQLDLLDESVSAERREWGTPFLDGLHAVRDFDGDVHVVASGDPMLHGVGASLIRVCGADRVRVLPHVSSVTLACARMGWSVQDTEVISLMTAQPRTAVRRGGQAIVLCRDGSEVAQLATVLAAAGLGDSRMTVLEQLGGPAERQRDGTAQGWVTAPPDRVDDLNVVAVRYLPDERLLSVLPDDALDHDGQLTKQSMRAVTLAALAPRPGELLWDVGAGSGSIAVEWCRSGSGCAAVAFERDAQRRDRIGANSVKFGANVEVRGAAPEAFADAELTDRGVTGVQTPAAIFIGGGLTTPGLLDACLQRLPSGGRLVANTVTAESEAVLLQYYSNLGGQLRRFQHYRGEAVGGLTGWRPAMPVTQWVVRKP
- a CDS encoding cobalt-precorrin-6A reductase — encoded protein: MRILLLGGTGEARALAARLHPGTDIVSSLAGRVPDPALPVGPVRIGGFGGVDGLAQWLRDNGIGAVVDATHPFAATMTAHAAQACADLNLPHVVLARPPWDPAGAITVKSDVEAADTVARQGYSRVFLTTGRSGVAPFADSDAWFLIRVVTAPDSEVLPARHRVLLSRGPYDYAGERTLLQDNNIDALVTKNSGGELTNAKLHAAHDLGVAIVMIERPPLPAGVRTVGTVGEAADWVQQLS
- a CDS encoding F420-dependent biliverdin reductase; this translates as MANSTTRLTSEALAFLTERHLAMLTTLRADHSPHVVAVGFTFDPITHIARVITSDGSQKAINAERSGVGVLSQVDGARWLSLEGQASVNRDAAAVREAELRYAQRYRTPRPNPRRVVIEVHVTRVLGSSSLLDRSKA
- a CDS encoding SDR family NAD(P)-dependent oxidoreductase, which encodes MSDTGAGPVVIFGGRSEIGLEVATRLARGATVVLAARGADRLDAEVEAVRAAGAAAVHTVEFDADDLASHGPLLDQLVAEHGPIGTAVLAFGILGDQARAEADATHAVAVVHTDYVAQIGLLTHLSAAMRAAGQGALVVFSSIAGVRGRRANYVYGSAKAGLDAFANGLADALHGTGVRLLIVRPGFVIGRMTEGMDPAPLSRTPAQVAEATVRALRKGRRSVWVPAPLAVLALAFRMTPGFVWRRMPR
- a CDS encoding precorrin-2 C(20)-methyltransferase gives rise to the protein MPPEERGRRRSEAIRTGTVYGVGLGPGDPELVTVKAARIIGAADVVAYHSARHGRSIARGIAEPYLRPGQLEEHLVYPVTTETTDHPGGYSGAMEDFYREAAERIAAHLDAGRDVALLAEGDPLFYSSYMHMHTRLTARFKAVIIPGVTSVSAASAAIATPLVTGDEVLSVLPGTMPVRELARRLADADAAVVMKLGRTYPQVREALSMAGRLDEAFYVERASTDAQRVLPAGDVDVDSVPYFSIAIVPGATSDTRGARTKPVTGGVAVVGLGPGDVDWMTPQSVRELDAATDLIGYGPYLDRIPLRAGQIRHPSDNTDEPARARLACELAEQGRAVAVISSGDPGVFAMATAVLEEAKQWPDVTVRVIPAMTAAQAVASRVGAPLGHDYAVISLSDRLKPWEIISARLSAAAAADLVLAIYNPASKTRTWQVGAMRDLLLEHRDPGTPVVIGRDIAGPQESVKVVRLADLDQADVDMRCLLIVGSSQTQWYGDTVFTPRRYPG
- a CDS encoding precorrin-8X methylmutase, whose translation is MLDYTRDAAEIYRQSFATIRAEADLASFPEDVARVVVRLIHTCGQVDLTEHVAFTAGVVAATHAALAAGAPILCDSSMVAAGITAARLPAGNEVVSLVADPRAPELAKRRETTRSAAGVELWAERLGGAVLAIGNAPTALFRLLELIDDGVAAPVSVLGGPVGFVGSAQSKDELIARPRGMEYLVVRGRRGGSAMAAAAVNAIASERE